The following proteins are co-located in the Betta splendens chromosome 9, fBetSpl5.4, whole genome shotgun sequence genome:
- the kin gene encoding DNA/RNA-binding protein KIN17 isoform X2 — MGKADFLSPKAISNRIKSKGLQKLRWYCQMCQKQCRDENGFKCHCMSESHQRQLLLASENPNKFMDYFSDEFKSDFLELLRRRFGTKRVHNNIVYNEYISDREHVHMNSTQWETLTDFTKWLGREGLCKVDETPKGWYIQYIDRDPETIRRQEEQARKKKQELDDEERSAKFIEEQVRRGRDSKETEENPVYTELKRESEEEKVAFKLGATSSVAGPSKSSSLLGASALKATSTKRKEASSGSDSRGEKKKKSALEEIIEMEDKKKQSVRTDYWLQPNIVVKVVTKRLGERYHKKKAVVMEVRDKYTAVVKMVDSGDKLKLDQNHVETVIPAPGKQNVLIVITSTSIHQNNESLFSTAVFFLTSSHFANFPAGKRVLILNGSYRDTEAVLEGIDEKNFCAALTLDSGPHKGKRVDVAYEDFAKLA; from the exons ATGGGGAAAGCTGATTTTCTCTCACCCAAGGCGATTAGCAACCGGATAAAATCCAAAGGTCTTCAGAAACTGAGGTGGTATTGTCAGATGTGTCAAAAACAATGCCGAGACGAG AATGGCTTCAAGTGTCACTGCATGTCTGAGTCCCACCAGAGACAGCTGTTGCTGGCCTCAGAAAACCCCAACAAGTTCATGGACTACTTTTCTGA TGAGTTCAAAAGCGACTTTTTGGAGCTGCTCAGAAGGCGTTTTG GCACAAAACGAGTGCACAACAACATTGTATATAATGAATACATCAGTGACCGGGAACACGTCCACATGAACTCCACACAATGGGAGACTCTCACTGATTTCACCAAATGGCTGGGCAGAGAAG GTTTGTGTAAAGTCGACGAGACCCCGAAAGGTTGGTACATCCAGTACATTGATCGCGATCCAGAGACCATCCGTcgccaggaggagcaggccagaaagaagaagcaggagctgGATGATGAAGAGAGGAGCGCCAAGTTCATTGAGGAGCAGGTCcgcagaggcagagacagcaAAGAGACAGAA GAAAATCCAGTGTACACCGAACTCAAGCGTgagagtgaagaggaaaaag ttgcTTTTAAACTTGGTGCAACGTCCTCGGTTGCTGGTCCTTCCAAATCCAG TTCCCTTCTGGGTGCCAGCGCTCTCAAAGCAACATCGACCAAGAGAAAAGAAGCGTCCTCCGGTTCAGACTCCagaggggagaagaagaagaaatctgCCTTGGAGGAGATCATTGAG ATGGAAGACAAGAAGAAGCAGTCGGTCAGAACAGACTACTGGCTGCAGCCCAACATCGTGGTCAAAGTCGTTACCAAGAGACTGGGAGAGCGGTACCATAAGAAGAAGGCTGTTGTTATG GAAGTACGAGACAAATACACAGCGGTGGTGAAGATGGTTGACTCTGGAGACAAACTGAAACTGGACCAGAATCACGTAGAGACCGTCATACCTGCCCCGGGTAAACAAAACGTTTTGATTGTGATAACATCAACATCAATACATCAAAATAATGAATCTCTTTTTTCCAcagctgtattttttttaacttcatcaCATTTTGCCAATTTTCCTGCAGGTAAACGTGTTTTGATCCTGAACGGTTCGTACAGAGATACTGAGGCTGTGCTGGAGGGGATTGATGAGAAGAATTTCTGTGCCGCACTAACGCTTGACTCT GGTCCACATAAAGGGAAGCGCGTCGATGTTGCCTATGAAGATTTCGCAAAACTGGCCTGA
- the kin gene encoding DNA/RNA-binding protein KIN17 isoform X1: MGKADFLSPKAISNRIKSKGLQKLRWYCQMCQKQCRDENGFKCHCMSESHQRQLLLASENPNKFMDYFSDEFKSDFLELLRRRFGTKRVHNNIVYNEYISDREHVHMNSTQWETLTDFTKWLGREGLCKVDETPKGWYIQYIDRDPETIRRQEEQARKKKQELDDEERSAKFIEEQVRRGRDSKETEENPVYTELKRESEEEKVAFKLGATSSVAGPSKSSSLLGASALKATSTKRKEASSGSDSRGEKKKKSALEEIIEMEDKKKQSVRTDYWLQPNIVVKVVTKRLGERYHKKKAVVMEVRDKYTAVVKMVDSGDKLKLDQNHVETVIPAPGKQNVLIVITSTSIHQNNESLFSTAVFFLTSSHFANFPAGKRVLILNGSYRDTEAVLEGIDEKNFCAALTLDSVSIHLFVRKTDCLFVRTVQMWFLV; this comes from the exons ATGGGGAAAGCTGATTTTCTCTCACCCAAGGCGATTAGCAACCGGATAAAATCCAAAGGTCTTCAGAAACTGAGGTGGTATTGTCAGATGTGTCAAAAACAATGCCGAGACGAG AATGGCTTCAAGTGTCACTGCATGTCTGAGTCCCACCAGAGACAGCTGTTGCTGGCCTCAGAAAACCCCAACAAGTTCATGGACTACTTTTCTGA TGAGTTCAAAAGCGACTTTTTGGAGCTGCTCAGAAGGCGTTTTG GCACAAAACGAGTGCACAACAACATTGTATATAATGAATACATCAGTGACCGGGAACACGTCCACATGAACTCCACACAATGGGAGACTCTCACTGATTTCACCAAATGGCTGGGCAGAGAAG GTTTGTGTAAAGTCGACGAGACCCCGAAAGGTTGGTACATCCAGTACATTGATCGCGATCCAGAGACCATCCGTcgccaggaggagcaggccagaaagaagaagcaggagctgGATGATGAAGAGAGGAGCGCCAAGTTCATTGAGGAGCAGGTCcgcagaggcagagacagcaAAGAGACAGAA GAAAATCCAGTGTACACCGAACTCAAGCGTgagagtgaagaggaaaaag ttgcTTTTAAACTTGGTGCAACGTCCTCGGTTGCTGGTCCTTCCAAATCCAG TTCCCTTCTGGGTGCCAGCGCTCTCAAAGCAACATCGACCAAGAGAAAAGAAGCGTCCTCCGGTTCAGACTCCagaggggagaagaagaagaaatctgCCTTGGAGGAGATCATTGAG ATGGAAGACAAGAAGAAGCAGTCGGTCAGAACAGACTACTGGCTGCAGCCCAACATCGTGGTCAAAGTCGTTACCAAGAGACTGGGAGAGCGGTACCATAAGAAGAAGGCTGTTGTTATG GAAGTACGAGACAAATACACAGCGGTGGTGAAGATGGTTGACTCTGGAGACAAACTGAAACTGGACCAGAATCACGTAGAGACCGTCATACCTGCCCCGGGTAAACAAAACGTTTTGATTGTGATAACATCAACATCAATACATCAAAATAATGAATCTCTTTTTTCCAcagctgtattttttttaacttcatcaCATTTTGCCAATTTTCCTGCAGGTAAACGTGTTTTGATCCTGAACGGTTCGTACAGAGATACTGAGGCTGTGCTGGAGGGGATTGATGAGAAGAATTTCTGTGCCGCACTAACGCTTGACTCTGTaagtattcatttatttgttagaAAAACTGATTGTCTCTTTGTCAGGACAGTTCAAATGTGGTTTCTGGTTTGA
- the kin gene encoding DNA/RNA-binding protein KIN17 isoform X4, which produces MGKADFLSPKAISNRIKSKGLQKLRWYCQMCQKQCRDENGFKCHCMSESHQRQLLLASENPNKFMDYFSDEFKSDFLELLRRRFGTKRVHNNIVYNEYISDREHVHMNSTQWETLTDFTKWLGREGLCKVDETPKGWYIQYIDRDPETIRRQEEQARKKKQELDDEERSAKFIEEQVRRGRDSKETEENPVYTELKRESEEEKVAFKLGATSSVAGPSKSSSLLGASALKATSTKRKEASSGSDSRGEKKKKSALEEIIEMEDKKKQSVRTDYWLQPNIVVKVVTKRLGERYHKKKAVVMEVRDKYTAVVKMVDSGDKLKLDQNHVETVIPAPGKRVLILNGSYRDTEAVLEGIDEKNFCAALTLDSGPHKGKRVDVAYEDFAKLA; this is translated from the exons ATGGGGAAAGCTGATTTTCTCTCACCCAAGGCGATTAGCAACCGGATAAAATCCAAAGGTCTTCAGAAACTGAGGTGGTATTGTCAGATGTGTCAAAAACAATGCCGAGACGAG AATGGCTTCAAGTGTCACTGCATGTCTGAGTCCCACCAGAGACAGCTGTTGCTGGCCTCAGAAAACCCCAACAAGTTCATGGACTACTTTTCTGA TGAGTTCAAAAGCGACTTTTTGGAGCTGCTCAGAAGGCGTTTTG GCACAAAACGAGTGCACAACAACATTGTATATAATGAATACATCAGTGACCGGGAACACGTCCACATGAACTCCACACAATGGGAGACTCTCACTGATTTCACCAAATGGCTGGGCAGAGAAG GTTTGTGTAAAGTCGACGAGACCCCGAAAGGTTGGTACATCCAGTACATTGATCGCGATCCAGAGACCATCCGTcgccaggaggagcaggccagaaagaagaagcaggagctgGATGATGAAGAGAGGAGCGCCAAGTTCATTGAGGAGCAGGTCcgcagaggcagagacagcaAAGAGACAGAA GAAAATCCAGTGTACACCGAACTCAAGCGTgagagtgaagaggaaaaag ttgcTTTTAAACTTGGTGCAACGTCCTCGGTTGCTGGTCCTTCCAAATCCAG TTCCCTTCTGGGTGCCAGCGCTCTCAAAGCAACATCGACCAAGAGAAAAGAAGCGTCCTCCGGTTCAGACTCCagaggggagaagaagaagaaatctgCCTTGGAGGAGATCATTGAG ATGGAAGACAAGAAGAAGCAGTCGGTCAGAACAGACTACTGGCTGCAGCCCAACATCGTGGTCAAAGTCGTTACCAAGAGACTGGGAGAGCGGTACCATAAGAAGAAGGCTGTTGTTATG GAAGTACGAGACAAATACACAGCGGTGGTGAAGATGGTTGACTCTGGAGACAAACTGAAACTGGACCAGAATCACGTAGAGACCGTCATACCTGCCCCGG GTAAACGTGTTTTGATCCTGAACGGTTCGTACAGAGATACTGAGGCTGTGCTGGAGGGGATTGATGAGAAGAATTTCTGTGCCGCACTAACGCTTGACTCT GGTCCACATAAAGGGAAGCGCGTCGATGTTGCCTATGAAGATTTCGCAAAACTGGCCTGA
- the atp5f1c gene encoding ATP synthase subunit gamma, mitochondrial isoform X1 yields the protein MFARTSAFVFSPQCGQVRNMATLKDITIRLKSIKNIQKITKSMKMVAAAKYARAEKQLKPARIYGTGALALYEKADIKVPEEKAAKHLIVGVTSDRGLCGAIHSGVAKAIKSEIANLTGSGKEVMVINVGDKLRGLLHRTHGKHIILNCKEVGRKPPSFGDASIIATELLNSGYEFDQGSVIFNRFRSVISYKTDQKPVFSTDTVSNSENMSIYDDIDADVLRNYQEFALVNILYLALKESSTSEQSARMTAMDSASKNASEMIDKLTLTFNRTRQAVITKELIEIISGAAAL from the exons ATGTTCGCCAGGACCAGCGCGTTCGTGTTCTCCCCACAATG TGGGCAGGTCAGGAACATGGCTACCTTGAAGGACA TCACCATTCGGTTGAAGTCCATCAAGAACATCCAGAAAATCACAAAGTCCATGAAAATGGTGGCTGCTGCCAAATATGCTCGCGCTGAGAAGCAGCTAAAGCCAGCCCGAATTTATGGCACTGGTGCTCTGG ctctgtatGAGAAGGCTGACATCAAAGTGCCTGAGGAGAAGGCTGCAAAGCATTTGATTGTTGGTGTGACTTCTGACCGTGGACTCTGTGGTGCCATCCACTCTGGTGTGGCCAAGGCCATCAAGAGTGAGATTGCTAACCTGACTGGATCTGGCAAGGAGGTGATGGTGATTAATGTGGGGGACAAGCTGAGAGGTCTGCTGCACAG GACTCATGGAAAACACATCATACTCAACTGTAAGGAAGTAGGTCGCAAGCCCCCCAGCTTTGGTGATGCTTCCATCATTGCCACTGAGCTGCTCAACTCTGGATACGAGTTTGACCAGGGCTCTGTTATTTTCAACAGATTCAG GTCCGTTATTTCATACAAGACGGACCAGAAGCCTGTGTTTTCCACAGACACTGTTTCTAACTCAG AGAACATGAGCATTTATGATGACATTGATGCTGATGTGCTGAGGAACTACCAGGAGTTTGCTCTTGTCAACATACTCTACCTGGCTCTGAAGGAGTCCTCCACCAGCGAGCAGAGTGCCAGGATGACTGCTATGGACAGCGCCAGCAAGAATGCCT CGGAGATGATTGACAAGCTGACCCTCACATTCAACCGTACCAGACAGGCTGTCATTACCAAGGAGCTCATTGAGATCatctctggagctgctgctct
- the kin gene encoding DNA/RNA-binding protein KIN17 isoform X3, translating into MGKADFLSPKAISNRIKSKGLQKLRWYCQMCQKQCRDENGFKCHCMSESHQRQLLLASENPNKFMDYFSDEFKSDFLELLRRRFGTKRVHNNIVYNEYISDREHVHMNSTQWETLTDFTKWLGREGLCKVDETPKGWYIQYIDRDPETIRRQEEQARKKKQELDDEERSAKFIEEQVRRGRDSKETEENPVYTELKRESEEEKVAFKLGATSSVAGPSKSSSLLGASALKATSTKRKEASSGSDSRGEKKKKSALEEIIEMEDKKKQSVRTDYWLQPNIVVKVVTKRLGERYHKKKAVVMEVRDKYTAVVKMVDSGDKLKLDQNHVETVIPAPGKRVLILNGSYRDTEAVLEGIDEKNFCAALTLDSVSIHLFVRKTDCLFVRTVQMWFLV; encoded by the exons ATGGGGAAAGCTGATTTTCTCTCACCCAAGGCGATTAGCAACCGGATAAAATCCAAAGGTCTTCAGAAACTGAGGTGGTATTGTCAGATGTGTCAAAAACAATGCCGAGACGAG AATGGCTTCAAGTGTCACTGCATGTCTGAGTCCCACCAGAGACAGCTGTTGCTGGCCTCAGAAAACCCCAACAAGTTCATGGACTACTTTTCTGA TGAGTTCAAAAGCGACTTTTTGGAGCTGCTCAGAAGGCGTTTTG GCACAAAACGAGTGCACAACAACATTGTATATAATGAATACATCAGTGACCGGGAACACGTCCACATGAACTCCACACAATGGGAGACTCTCACTGATTTCACCAAATGGCTGGGCAGAGAAG GTTTGTGTAAAGTCGACGAGACCCCGAAAGGTTGGTACATCCAGTACATTGATCGCGATCCAGAGACCATCCGTcgccaggaggagcaggccagaaagaagaagcaggagctgGATGATGAAGAGAGGAGCGCCAAGTTCATTGAGGAGCAGGTCcgcagaggcagagacagcaAAGAGACAGAA GAAAATCCAGTGTACACCGAACTCAAGCGTgagagtgaagaggaaaaag ttgcTTTTAAACTTGGTGCAACGTCCTCGGTTGCTGGTCCTTCCAAATCCAG TTCCCTTCTGGGTGCCAGCGCTCTCAAAGCAACATCGACCAAGAGAAAAGAAGCGTCCTCCGGTTCAGACTCCagaggggagaagaagaagaaatctgCCTTGGAGGAGATCATTGAG ATGGAAGACAAGAAGAAGCAGTCGGTCAGAACAGACTACTGGCTGCAGCCCAACATCGTGGTCAAAGTCGTTACCAAGAGACTGGGAGAGCGGTACCATAAGAAGAAGGCTGTTGTTATG GAAGTACGAGACAAATACACAGCGGTGGTGAAGATGGTTGACTCTGGAGACAAACTGAAACTGGACCAGAATCACGTAGAGACCGTCATACCTGCCCCGG GTAAACGTGTTTTGATCCTGAACGGTTCGTACAGAGATACTGAGGCTGTGCTGGAGGGGATTGATGAGAAGAATTTCTGTGCCGCACTAACGCTTGACTCTGTaagtattcatttatttgttagaAAAACTGATTGTCTCTTTGTCAGGACAGTTCAAATGTGGTTTCTGGTTTGA
- the atp5f1c gene encoding ATP synthase subunit gamma, mitochondrial isoform X2: protein MFARTSAFVFSPQCGQVRNMATLKDITIRLKSIKNIQKITKSMKMVAAAKYARAEKQLKPARIYGTGALALYEKADIKVPEEKAAKHLIVGVTSDRGLCGAIHSGVAKAIKSEIANLTGSGKEVMVINVGDKLRGLLHRTHGKHIILNCKEVGRKPPSFGDASIIATELLNSGYEFDQGSVIFNRFRSVISYKTDQKPVFSTDTVSNSENMSIYDDIDADVLRNYQEFALVNILYLALKESSTSEQSARMTAMDSASKNASEMIDKLTLTFNRTRQAVITKELIEIISGAAAL, encoded by the exons ATGTTCGCCAGGACCAGCGCGTTCGTGTTCTCCCCACAATG TGGGCAGGTCAGGAACATGGCTACCTTGAAGGACA TCACCATTCGGTTGAAGTCCATCAAGAACATCCAGAAAATCACAAAGTCCATGAAAATGGTGGCTGCTGCCAAATATGCTCGCGCTGAGAAGCAGCTAAAGCCAGCCCGAATTTATGGCACTGGTGCTCTGG ctctgtatGAGAAGGCTGACATCAAAGTGCCTGAGGAGAAGGCTGCAAAGCATTTGATTGTTGGTGTGACTTCTGACCGTGGACTCTGTGGTGCCATCCACTCTGGTGTGGCCAAGGCCATCAAGAGTGAGATTGCTAACCTGACTGGATCTGGCAAGGAGGTGATGGTGATTAATGTGGGGGACAAGCTGAGAGGTCTGCTGCACAG GACTCATGGAAAACACATCATACTCAACTGTAAGGAAGTAGGTCGCAAGCCCCCCAGCTTTGGTGATGCTTCCATCATTGCCACTGAGCTGCTCAACTCTGGATACGAGTTTGACCAGGGCTCTGTTATTTTCAACAGATTCAG GTCCGTTATTTCATACAAGACGGACCAGAAGCCTGTGTTTTCCACAGACACTGTTTCTAACTCAG AGAACATGAGCATTTATGATGACATTGATGCTGATGTGCTGAGGAACTACCAGGAGTTTGCTCTTGTCAACATACTCTACCTGGCTCTGAAGGAGTCCTCCACCAGCGAGCAGAGTGCCAGGATGACTGCTATGGACAGCGCCAGCAAGAATGCCT CGGAGATGATTGACAAGCTGACCCTCACATTCAACCGTACCAGACAGGCTGTCATTACCAAGGAGCTCATTGAGATCatctctggagctgctgctctgtaa